A region from the Bradyrhizobium erythrophlei genome encodes:
- the miaA gene encoding tRNA (adenosine(37)-N6)-dimethylallyltransferase MiaA translates to MNSPDDSSKAVLIAGPTASGKSALALALAQKNGGVVINTDSMQVYRDLRIITARPTPEEEAQVPHRLYGHVDAAVNFSAGSWVSDAARMLAEACAQRALPIFVGGSGLYFKALTRGLSAVPPIPPAIREAVRARLERDGVEALHAQLGQRDPVSAERLKPRDRTRIARALEVVEATGRSLTDWHRDGLPPLLPPGTFRALFLEPDRDALYARIDARFDAMLKAGALEEVAALAARRLDPLLPAMKAHGVPALIRHLNGEITLEEAAIIGRADTRHYAKRQFTWFRHQLPEFEWVRPEAAEGSPQTVLPGRS, encoded by the coding sequence GTGAATTCACCTGATGACAGCAGCAAGGCGGTGCTTATCGCAGGGCCGACCGCCAGCGGCAAGTCGGCGCTGGCGCTTGCCCTTGCGCAAAAGAACGGCGGCGTCGTCATCAATACCGATTCCATGCAGGTCTACCGCGATCTCCGCATCATCACGGCGCGCCCGACGCCGGAAGAGGAGGCGCAGGTCCCGCACCGGCTCTACGGCCATGTCGACGCGGCGGTGAATTTTTCCGCCGGCAGCTGGGTGAGCGATGCCGCCCGCATGCTGGCGGAAGCGTGCGCGCAAAGAGCCTTGCCGATTTTCGTCGGCGGCTCCGGCCTCTATTTCAAGGCGCTGACGCGCGGGCTGTCGGCCGTGCCGCCGATCCCGCCGGCGATCCGCGAAGCCGTGCGCGCGCGGCTGGAGCGCGACGGCGTCGAGGCGCTGCATGCGCAGCTTGGGCAGCGCGACCCGGTTTCGGCCGAGCGCCTGAAACCGCGCGACCGCACCCGCATCGCCCGCGCGCTGGAGGTGGTCGAGGCCACCGGGCGCTCGCTGACCGACTGGCATCGCGACGGCCTGCCGCCGCTGTTGCCGCCGGGCACGTTCCGCGCGCTGTTTCTCGAGCCCGATCGCGACGCGCTTTACGCGCGGATCGATGCGCGGTTCGACGCGATGCTCAAAGCCGGCGCGCTGGAGGAAGTCGCGGCCCTGGCGGCGCGGCGCCTCGATCCCTTGCTCCCGGCGATGAAAGCTCATGGCGTGCCGGCGCTGATCCGGCATCTGAACGGCGAGATCACGCTGGAGGAGGCGGCCATCATCGGCCGCGCCGATACCCGCCACTACGCCAAGCGCCAGTTCACCTGGTTCCGGCACCAGCTGCCGGAATTCGAATGGGTGAGGCCGGAGGCGGCGGAGGGCTCGCCTCAGACCGTCCTTCCGGGGCGTTCGTGA
- the serB gene encoding phosphoserine phosphatase SerB, producing the protein MSLVATLICNPANPALDSTVVDGARAILPSAGPARWLFDEVAVDIPFVAEGDVHAIEARLRQARGDLPIDIVVQPEAARRKKLFLADMDSTMIGQECIDELADFAGLKAHVSAITERAMRGEIAFEPALRERVALLKDLPVGVVDEVLEKRITLTPGGRELVATMRANGAWTCLISGGFTLFTNTVAARIGFQENRANELVVSDGKFTGEVREPILGRAAKLATLIELAESFDLDEIDTLVVGDGANDLGMIQQAGLGVAYHAKPAVSAAAAARIDYGDLTALLYAQGYRRDEFED; encoded by the coding sequence ATGTCTCTCGTCGCCACGCTGATCTGCAATCCCGCCAACCCCGCGCTCGATAGCACGGTGGTAGACGGCGCGCGCGCCATTTTGCCCTCGGCAGGCCCGGCGCGGTGGCTGTTCGACGAAGTGGCGGTCGATATCCCCTTCGTCGCCGAGGGCGACGTTCACGCCATCGAAGCACGCCTGCGCCAAGCGCGCGGCGACCTGCCGATCGATATTGTCGTGCAGCCCGAGGCGGCGCGGCGCAAGAAGCTTTTTCTCGCCGACATGGATTCCACCATGATCGGCCAGGAATGTATCGACGAACTCGCCGACTTCGCCGGATTGAAGGCGCATGTTTCGGCCATCACCGAGCGCGCGATGCGCGGCGAGATCGCGTTCGAGCCGGCGCTGCGCGAGCGCGTCGCGCTGCTCAAGGATTTGCCGGTCGGCGTGGTCGATGAGGTGCTGGAGAAGCGCATCACGCTGACACCGGGCGGCCGCGAGCTGGTCGCGACCATGCGCGCCAATGGAGCCTGGACCTGCCTGATCTCGGGCGGTTTTACCTTGTTCACCAACACGGTCGCCGCCAGGATCGGCTTTCAGGAGAACCGCGCCAACGAACTCGTGGTGAGCGACGGCAAGTTCACCGGCGAGGTCAGGGAACCGATCCTGGGCCGCGCCGCAAAACTCGCGACCCTGATCGAACTCGCCGAATCCTTCGATCTCGACGAGATCGATACGCTGGTTGTCGGTGACGGCGCCAACGATCTCGGCATGATCCAGCAAGCGGGCTTAGGGGTCGCCTATCACGCCAAGCCCGCGGTATCGGCAGCAGCCGCCGCGCGGATCGATTACGGCGACCTCACGGCGCTGTTGTATGCGCAGGGGTATCGAAGGGACGAGTTTGAGGATTAA
- a CDS encoding nucleotidyltransferase family protein has product MFCLMNSSEALETLRRSEPDLRARGVRRAAVFGSVARGDSRPDSDIDIMVEIDPEAHLTVFDYAGLKEYIAGLFDGPVDVVNRDSLKSYVRPAATADAIYAF; this is encoded by the coding sequence ATGTTCTGCCTCATGAACAGCAGCGAAGCCCTCGAAACCTTGCGTCGATCCGAACCCGATCTGCGCGCGCGCGGCGTGCGGCGGGCGGCTGTATTCGGCTCGGTGGCGCGCGGCGACAGCCGTCCTGACAGCGATATCGACATCATGGTCGAAATCGATCCGGAGGCGCATCTCACCGTATTCGACTACGCCGGCCTCAAGGAATACATCGCGGGCCTGTTTGACGGCCCCGTGGACGTCGTGAACCGCGACAGCCTCAAATCCTATGTCCGCCCCGCCGCCACGGCCGACGCGATCTATGCCTTCTAA
- a CDS encoding HepT-like ribonuclease domain-containing protein, whose product MLEIISESSRGLPDDVKARHPTIGWKQMAGAGNIYRHDYEDVAAEFVWETVMRALPPLQAAIEVELIRDACGINAVDRLDRHART is encoded by the coding sequence ATGCTGGAAATCATTTCCGAATCTTCGCGCGGCCTGCCGGATGATGTGAAGGCTCGGCATCCAACAATCGGCTGGAAGCAAATGGCAGGGGCTGGAAACATATATCGCCACGACTATGAAGATGTCGCAGCTGAGTTTGTCTGGGAAACGGTGATGCGAGCCTTGCCGCCTTTGCAAGCCGCGATCGAGGTTGAACTCATTCGCGATGCATGTGGCATCAACGCAGTGGACAGGCTTGACCGCCATGCCCGGACTTGA
- a CDS encoding Do family serine endopeptidase, whose product MTGAIPALSHRLRPVLAAICLGVASLGATSVLMPAPALARGPDGIADVAEKVIDAVVNISTSQTVEAKGGGAEGRGAMPQLPPGSPFEEFFDDFFKNRRGGPGGPGGQKGGDLQPRKTNSLGSGFIVDTSGIVVTNNHVIADADEISIIMNDGSKFKAELVGVDKKTDLAVLKFTPTKPLIAVKFGDSDKLRLGEWVIAIGNPFSLGGTVTAGIVSARNRDISSGPYDNYIQTDAAINRGNSGGPLFNLDGEVIGVNTLIISPSGGSIGIGFAVPSKTVAGVVDQLRQFGELRRGWLGVRIQTVTDEIAESLSIKPARGALIAGVEDKGPAKPAGIEPGDVVIKFDGKEIKEPKDLSRVVADTAVGKEVDVVIIRKGAEETRKVTLGRLEDTDKAVPAAVKKDEPAPEKPVTQKALGLDLATLSKDLRGRYKIKDSVKGVIITNVDSASDAADKRLSAGEVIVEVAQEAVSNAADVKKRVDQLKKDGKKSVLLLVSNADGELRFVALSVQ is encoded by the coding sequence ATGACCGGTGCGATTCCAGCCCTGAGCCATCGCCTGCGTCCCGTGCTGGCCGCGATCTGCCTTGGTGTCGCAAGCCTTGGCGCCACCAGCGTCCTGATGCCCGCGCCGGCGCTGGCGCGCGGGCCCGACGGCATCGCCGACGTGGCCGAGAAGGTGATCGATGCGGTGGTCAACATCTCGACCTCGCAGACCGTCGAAGCCAAGGGTGGTGGGGCTGAGGGCAGGGGCGCGATGCCGCAACTGCCGCCGGGTTCGCCGTTCGAGGAATTCTTTGACGATTTCTTCAAGAACCGCCGTGGCGGTCCGGGCGGTCCGGGCGGCCAGAAGGGCGGCGACCTGCAGCCGCGCAAGACAAACTCGCTCGGCTCCGGCTTCATCGTCGATACCTCCGGCATCGTCGTGACCAACAATCACGTCATCGCGGATGCCGACGAGATCAGCATCATCATGAACGACGGCAGCAAGTTCAAGGCCGAACTCGTCGGCGTCGACAAGAAGACCGATCTCGCGGTGCTGAAATTCACGCCGACCAAGCCTTTGATCGCGGTGAAGTTCGGCGATTCCGACAAGCTGCGCCTTGGCGAATGGGTGATCGCGATCGGCAACCCGTTCAGCCTCGGCGGCACGGTGACCGCCGGCATCGTCTCGGCGCGCAACCGCGATATTTCCTCGGGCCCCTACGACAATTACATCCAGACCGACGCCGCCATCAACCGCGGCAACTCTGGCGGCCCGCTGTTCAACCTCGACGGCGAAGTGATCGGCGTCAACACCCTGATCATCTCGCCCTCCGGCGGCTCGATCGGCATCGGCTTCGCGGTGCCCTCGAAGACGGTGGCCGGCGTGGTCGATCAGCTCCGGCAGTTCGGCGAGCTGCGCCGCGGCTGGCTCGGCGTCCGCATCCAGACCGTGACCGACGAGATCGCCGAGAGCCTCAGCATCAAGCCCGCGCGCGGCGCCCTGATCGCCGGCGTCGAGGACAAGGGCCCGGCCAAGCCCGCGGGGATCGAGCCCGGCGACGTCGTCATCAAGTTCGACGGCAAGGAAATCAAGGAGCCGAAGGACCTGTCGCGCGTGGTAGCCGACACCGCCGTCGGCAAGGAAGTCGACGTCGTCATCATCCGCAAGGGCGCGGAAGAAACCCGGAAGGTCACGCTCGGTCGCCTCGAGGATACCGACAAGGCGGTGCCGGCCGCGGTCAAGAAGGATGAGCCCGCCCCGGAAAAGCCGGTGACGCAGAAGGCGCTCGGCCTCGATCTCGCAACCCTCTCAAAGGACCTGCGTGGCCGCTACAAGATCAAGGACAGCGTCAAGGGCGTGATCATCACCAATGTCGACAGCGCCTCCGACGCCGCCGACAAGCGCCTGAGCGCCGGCGAGGTAATCGTCGAGGTGGCGCAGGAAGCCGTGAGCAACGCCGCCGACGTCAAGAAGCGCGTCGACCAGCTGAAGAAGGACGGCAAGAAATCGGTGCTGCTGCTGGTCTCGAACGCGGACGGCGAACTGCGCTTCGTGGCGCTGAGCGTGCAGTAG
- a CDS encoding DUF2065 domain-containing protein, which produces MRSIAFADFLIGVGILFVLEGLMFAASPAWMRRAMKSALATPDNILRAVGIGSAVVGLILIWVVRR; this is translated from the coding sequence ATGAGGTCCATAGCGTTCGCCGACTTCCTCATCGGTGTGGGCATTCTGTTCGTGCTTGAAGGTCTGATGTTCGCGGCAAGCCCCGCCTGGATGCGCCGGGCGATGAAGAGCGCGCTGGCGACGCCGGACAACATCTTGCGCGCCGTCGGCATCGGATCGGCGGTCGTCGGCCTGATCCTGATCTGGGTGGTCCGGCGCTAG
- the hflC gene encoding protease modulator HflC, with translation MRSPVAGIVALFALLVVVIVGYSSVFTVDMTEQALVVRLGDPVRVVTEPGLNFKAPFIDTVIPIDKRILDLENPSQEVIASDQKRLVVDAFARYRIKDALRFYQSVGSIQAANIQLTTLLNASLRRVLGEVTFIQVVRDEREALMARIRDQLDHEAGGYGIQVVDVRIRRADLPEQNSQAVYQRMQTERQREAAEFRAQGGQKAQEIRSNADREATVIVAEANSTAEQVRGEGDGERNRLFAEAYGKDPDFFAFYRSMTAYENGLKSSDTRFLLRPDSDFFKYFGGSGKKSAGMPAAAPPSAPAAAPDQPAAAKP, from the coding sequence ATGAGGTCCCCCGTCGCAGGTATTGTTGCGTTGTTTGCGCTGCTGGTCGTTGTGATCGTCGGCTACAGTTCGGTGTTCACCGTGGACATGACCGAGCAGGCGCTGGTGGTGCGGCTCGGCGATCCCGTCCGCGTCGTCACGGAGCCGGGCCTGAACTTCAAGGCGCCGTTCATCGACACCGTGATCCCGATCGACAAGCGGATCCTCGATCTGGAAAATCCGTCGCAGGAAGTGATCGCCTCGGACCAGAAGCGGCTGGTGGTCGACGCCTTCGCCCGCTACCGCATCAAGGATGCGCTGCGGTTCTACCAGAGCGTCGGCTCGATCCAGGCCGCCAACATCCAGCTCACGACGCTGTTGAACGCATCGCTGCGCCGGGTGCTCGGCGAAGTCACCTTCATCCAGGTGGTGCGCGACGAGCGCGAAGCCCTGATGGCGCGGATCCGCGACCAGCTCGACCATGAAGCTGGCGGCTACGGCATCCAGGTGGTCGATGTGCGGATCAGGCGGGCCGACCTGCCGGAACAGAACAGCCAGGCGGTCTACCAGCGCATGCAGACCGAGCGGCAGCGCGAAGCCGCCGAGTTCCGCGCCCAAGGCGGGCAGAAGGCGCAGGAGATCCGCTCCAACGCCGACCGCGAGGCCACCGTCATCGTTGCCGAAGCCAATTCGACCGCCGAACAGGTGCGCGGCGAGGGCGATGGCGAGCGCAACCGGCTGTTCGCCGAAGCCTACGGCAAGGACCCGGATTTCTTCGCCTTCTACCGCTCGATGACGGCCTATGAAAACGGGCTAAAGAGCAGCGATACCCGTTTCCTGCTGCGGCCGGATTCCGATTTCTTCAAATATTTCGGTGGCTCCGGCAAGAAAAGTGCGGGCATGCCCGCTGCCGCGCCACCATCGGCGCCGGCGGCTGCGCCCGACCAACCGGCTGCAGCCAAGCCGTAA
- the hflK gene encoding FtsH protease activity modulator HflK: MPWKNQGGGPWGSGPKGPWGSGPQPVGPRPPDLEDLLRRAQDRLQQLLPGGYFSGIGIALVLLVAVAIWGLSGFYRVQSEELGIVLRFGKYVRDAQPGLNYHLPYPIETVLLPKALRVSTISIGMTLIDDPARRGRTMRDVPEESLMLTGDENIVDVDFTVLWRIKPKGAAEYLFNIQNPEGTVKAVAESAMREAVGKSNIQPILTGARTTTEAKVQELMQKTLDSYGSGILVQQVQMQKVDPPAQVIDSFRDVQAARADLERLQNEAQTYANRVVPDAKGRAAQIIQIAEGYKQQAVAEAKGQSSRFLKVYDEYKKAPDVTRERIYLETMERILGGSEKLIYDGGGASSQGGVVPYLPLNELTPRRPAATTGTTSQPQQPGGVTLQGSTR, encoded by the coding sequence ATGCCGTGGAAGAATCAAGGCGGAGGTCCGTGGGGCTCGGGTCCGAAGGGACCATGGGGCTCCGGCCCGCAACCGGTCGGGCCGAGGCCGCCCGATCTGGAAGACCTTCTGCGCCGCGCCCAGGACCGGCTGCAGCAATTGCTGCCCGGCGGGTATTTCAGCGGTATCGGCATCGCGCTGGTGCTGCTGGTCGCGGTCGCGATCTGGGGCTTGTCCGGCTTCTATCGCGTGCAATCCGAAGAACTCGGCATCGTGCTGCGCTTCGGCAAGTATGTGCGCGACGCGCAGCCCGGCCTGAACTATCACTTGCCGTACCCGATCGAGACCGTGCTGCTGCCGAAGGCGCTGCGCGTCTCCACCATCTCGATCGGCATGACGCTGATCGACGATCCCGCCCGCCGCGGCAGGACCATGCGCGACGTGCCGGAAGAAAGCCTGATGCTGACCGGCGACGAGAACATCGTCGATGTGGATTTCACCGTGCTGTGGCGCATCAAGCCGAAAGGTGCGGCTGAATATCTGTTCAACATCCAGAATCCCGAAGGCACCGTGAAGGCGGTCGCCGAAAGCGCGATGCGCGAGGCGGTCGGCAAATCTAACATCCAGCCGATCCTGACCGGCGCGCGCACCACCACCGAGGCCAAAGTCCAGGAATTGATGCAGAAGACGCTCGACAGCTACGGTTCGGGCATCCTGGTGCAGCAGGTGCAGATGCAGAAGGTTGATCCGCCGGCGCAGGTGATCGATTCCTTCCGCGACGTGCAGGCGGCGCGCGCCGACCTCGAGCGTCTGCAGAACGAGGCGCAGACCTATGCCAACCGCGTCGTGCCCGACGCCAAGGGCCGCGCGGCGCAGATCATCCAGATCGCCGAAGGCTACAAGCAGCAGGCGGTCGCCGAGGCCAAGGGCCAGAGCTCGCGCTTCCTCAAGGTCTACGACGAATACAAAAAGGCGCCTGACGTGACCCGGGAACGCATCTATCTGGAGACGATGGAGCGCATCCTCGGCGGCTCCGAGAAGCTGATCTATGACGGCGGCGGGGCCTCCTCGCAGGGCGGCGTCGTGCCGTATCTGCCGCTGAACGAACTGACGCCGCGGCGTCCGGCGGCGACGACGGGCACGACAAGCCAGCCGCAACAGCCGGGTGGCGTTACGCTGCAGGGGAGCACACGATGA
- a CDS encoding dihydrofolate reductase: protein MEIVLIVAVADNGVIGAHGALPWRLKSDLKRLKAMTIARPVVMGRKTFVSIGRPLPGRTNIVVTRDAGFRAKGAVVTNSFADARALARGDALRRFATEIAVIGGAEIYAQWMNCADRLEITEVHARPEGDTRFAAIDASIWEEVARERHPAGKDDSADFSYVTYRRRKSH, encoded by the coding sequence ATGGAAATCGTCCTCATCGTCGCGGTCGCCGACAACGGCGTGATCGGCGCGCACGGCGCCCTTCCGTGGCGGCTGAAATCCGACCTGAAGCGCTTGAAGGCGATGACGATCGCGCGGCCGGTGGTGATGGGGCGCAAAACCTTCGTATCGATCGGCCGGCCGCTTCCCGGCCGTACCAATATCGTCGTTACGCGCGACGCCGGCTTTCGCGCCAAAGGCGCGGTGGTCACGAATTCGTTCGCGGATGCCCGCGCGCTCGCGCGAGGCGACGCGCTGCGACGTTTCGCCACTGAAATTGCCGTGATCGGAGGCGCCGAAATCTACGCGCAATGGATGAATTGCGCCGACCGTCTGGAGATCACCGAAGTGCACGCCCGGCCCGAGGGCGACACTCGTTTTGCCGCAATCGATGCTTCTATCTGGGAGGAAGTCGCCCGCGAGCGGCATCCCGCCGGTAAAGACGACAGCGCCGACTTCTCCTATGTGACGTACCGCCGACGAAAGTCGCATTAA
- a CDS encoding GNAT family N-acetyltransferase — MALTIRRARPDEAGLVLSLVRELAEYEKLLHEVEATEADIDAALFGSHPRLFCEIAEWDGEPVGFAVWFVNFSTFSGRSGIYLEDLFVRTEQRGNGIGKALLAHLARQCVENGWSRLQWSVLDWNTSSIEFYKSLGAVLMEEWTICRIGGPALTALAKGAR; from the coding sequence ATGGCCCTCACGATCCGCCGCGCCCGTCCCGATGAGGCGGGACTTGTCCTTTCTTTGGTGCGCGAACTCGCCGAATACGAAAAGCTGCTCCACGAGGTCGAAGCCACCGAAGCCGATATCGACGCCGCGCTGTTCGGCAGCCATCCGCGGCTGTTTTGCGAGATCGCGGAGTGGGACGGCGAGCCCGTCGGCTTCGCGGTCTGGTTCGTCAATTTTTCGACCTTCAGCGGCCGCTCCGGAATCTATCTGGAAGACCTGTTCGTCCGCACCGAGCAGCGCGGCAATGGCATCGGCAAGGCGCTGCTGGCGCATCTGGCCAGGCAGTGCGTCGAGAACGGCTGGTCGCGGTTGCAGTGGTCGGTGCTGGACTGGAACACGTCGTCGATCGAATTCTACAAATCGCTCGGCGCGGTCCTGATGGAAGAGTGGACGATTTGCCGGATCGGCGGTCCAGCGCTGACGGCGCTGGCGAAGGGAGCGCGTTGA
- a CDS encoding thymidylate synthase produces MNQYHDLLERILSDGAEKGDRTGTGTLSIFGHQMRFNLAAGFPMLTTKKLPLKAIVHELMWFLKGDTNIKYLRDNGVSIWDEWADANGDLGPVYGSQWRSWPAPDGRHIDQISDVIDMIRRNPDSRRLIVSAWNPADVDKMALPPCHCLFQFYVAGGRLSCQLYQRSADVFLGVPFNIASYALLTMMVAQVTGLKPGDFVHSFGDVHLYSNHIEQARLQLTRPTRPLPTMKINPDVKDIFAFRYEDFVLEGYDPHPHIKAAVAV; encoded by the coding sequence ATGAATCAGTATCACGACCTGCTCGAACGAATTCTGTCAGACGGCGCGGAAAAGGGTGACCGCACCGGCACCGGCACGCTGTCGATCTTCGGCCACCAGATGCGCTTCAATCTGGCCGCCGGATTTCCGATGCTGACCACCAAGAAGCTGCCGCTGAAGGCGATCGTGCATGAGCTGATGTGGTTCCTCAAGGGCGATACCAACATCAAATATCTCAGGGATAACGGCGTTTCGATCTGGGACGAATGGGCCGACGCCAATGGCGATCTCGGCCCGGTCTATGGATCGCAATGGCGATCCTGGCCGGCGCCGGACGGCCGTCACATCGACCAGATCTCGGACGTCATCGATATGATCCGGCGCAATCCGGACTCGCGGCGCCTTATCGTCAGCGCGTGGAATCCGGCCGACGTCGACAAGATGGCGCTGCCACCCTGCCATTGCCTGTTTCAGTTCTACGTCGCCGGCGGCAGGCTTTCGTGCCAGCTCTACCAGCGTTCGGCCGACGTCTTTCTTGGCGTTCCCTTCAACATTGCGTCCTATGCGCTGTTGACGATGATGGTGGCGCAGGTGACCGGGCTGAAGCCGGGGGACTTCGTGCACTCCTTCGGCGACGTGCATCTCTATTCCAACCATATCGAGCAGGCCCGGCTGCAACTGACGCGCCCGACGCGGCCGTTGCCGACGATGAAGATCAACCCGGATGTGAAGGACATCTTCGCGTTCCGCTACGAAGACTTCGTGCTTGAAGGTTACGACCCGCACCCGCATATCAAGGCGGCGGTCGCGGTGTGA
- a CDS encoding chromate transporter has product MNFNQSPIWTLISTFGLMSLFAVGGANAAIPEMHRIAVDVQHWLTDKQFADVYAISQLSPGPNVLIVTLIGYAVAGVAGALAATLSMCVPTAVLAYWVSRLLTRSSHARWPAIIQAALVPLSIGLMGASGLVLALTSDRTWTAGLVTAAVAVLAFATRLNPLWLLLAGGVLGFAGFTG; this is encoded by the coding sequence ATGAACTTCAACCAGAGCCCGATCTGGACGCTGATCTCGACCTTCGGGCTGATGTCGCTGTTCGCGGTCGGCGGCGCCAATGCGGCAATCCCCGAGATGCACCGGATCGCGGTCGACGTTCAGCACTGGCTGACCGACAAGCAATTCGCCGACGTCTACGCGATCTCGCAGCTCTCGCCGGGGCCGAACGTGCTGATCGTGACCCTGATCGGCTATGCCGTCGCAGGCGTCGCCGGCGCGCTCGCCGCGACGCTGTCGATGTGCGTCCCGACCGCCGTTCTGGCCTATTGGGTGAGCCGCCTGCTGACCCGGTCGAGCCATGCGCGCTGGCCTGCCATTATCCAGGCGGCGCTGGTGCCGCTTTCGATCGGGCTGATGGGCGCCAGCGGCCTTGTCCTGGCGCTGACCTCCGACCGGACCTGGACGGCCGGCTTGGTCACGGCCGCGGTCGCGGTGCTGGCCTTTGCCACCCGGCTCAATCCGCTCTGGCTGCTGCTGGCCGGCGGCGTCCTGGGATTTGCCGGCTTCACTGGATGA
- a CDS encoding chromate transporter, protein MPPDSPPAAMAAPELAISAPPGLLALFAAFAKMSLSGFGGVLAFARRGIVEQHRWMTAEEFNETFALCHFLPGPNIVNLSVVFGSRFRGFPGSIAAFAGLVGPPVVIVTILAGLYGRYGEIDALRRILGGVSCAAVGLLISVVFRMMMPLIRKRDIVGVAVMAAVFTAIGVLRLPLPAVLLVAIPLSIAITIAMRRRVKA, encoded by the coding sequence ATGCCCCCGGATTCGCCGCCGGCCGCCATGGCGGCGCCGGAACTTGCCATATCAGCCCCGCCCGGCCTGCTCGCGCTGTTCGCAGCGTTCGCCAAGATGTCGCTGTCTGGCTTCGGCGGCGTGCTGGCCTTCGCGCGGCGCGGCATCGTCGAGCAGCACCGGTGGATGACGGCCGAGGAGTTCAACGAAACCTTTGCGCTCTGCCACTTCCTTCCGGGTCCGAATATCGTCAACCTCAGCGTGGTGTTCGGATCGCGCTTTCGCGGCTTTCCCGGCAGCATCGCGGCCTTTGCCGGGCTGGTCGGTCCTCCCGTGGTCATCGTCACGATCCTGGCCGGGCTCTATGGGCGTTACGGCGAAATCGACGCGCTTCGGCGCATCCTGGGCGGCGTGTCCTGCGCGGCGGTCGGCCTGCTGATATCGGTGGTGTTTCGGATGATGATGCCGCTGATCAGGAAGCGCGACATCGTCGGCGTCGCGGTCATGGCTGCCGTGTTCACCGCGATCGGCGTGCTGCGGCTGCCGCTGCCCGCGGTGTTGCTGGTGGCGATCCCGCTCAGCATCGCCATCACCATTGCCATGCGCCGGCGGGTCAAGGCATGA
- a CDS encoding SspB family protein, with amino-acid sequence MATDHIRYDVLARDALRGVLRRVLADAAEHGLPGDHHFFITFVSTAEGVKLSPRLLAQYPEEMTVILQHQFWDLVVTDERFEVGLSFGGIPERVVVPFNAIKSFFDPSVQFGLQFEPADAVPETPATNLPAVPTPAALPVAAPAAENQDEPTKPGEGAEVVRLDRFRKK; translated from the coding sequence ATGGCGACCGATCATATCCGATACGACGTGCTGGCGCGCGACGCGCTGCGCGGGGTGCTGCGGCGGGTACTGGCCGACGCCGCCGAACACGGCCTGCCCGGAGACCACCATTTCTTCATCACTTTTGTCTCCACCGCCGAGGGCGTGAAGCTGTCGCCGCGGCTGCTCGCGCAATATCCGGAAGAGATGACGGTGATCCTGCAGCACCAGTTCTGGGACCTGGTGGTGACCGATGAGCGGTTCGAAGTCGGCCTGTCGTTCGGCGGCATCCCGGAGCGGGTGGTGGTCCCGTTCAACGCCATCAAGAGTTTCTTCGATCCGTCGGTGCAGTTCGGCCTGCAGTTCGAGCCCGCCGACGCCGTCCCCGAAACGCCGGCGACGAACCTTCCGGCGGTCCCTACCCCCGCTGCCCTGCCCGTTGCCGCGCCCGCCGCGGAAAATCAGGACGAGCCCACCAAGCCCGGCGAGGGGGCCGAAGTCGTAAGACTGGACCGCTTCCGCAAAAAATAA